The sequence below is a genomic window from Micromonospora aurantiaca ATCC 27029.
CTGCGGTGATATCGGTCCGGATATCGGTCGTTGCGCTCGTCGATCTTGGACATCGACGCCGGCGGGGTGGTGGTCTGGGCCTACCGATCACCGATCCCGAACGGGGAGGACGACACATGCCCGAGAACCGGCCGTCCGGCTACGCCCGCCGTCGACTGCTACGCGACACAGCGGTCGGCGCCGCCGCCGTCACCACCGCCGGACTCGTCGCCGGCGCCCCGGCCCGCGCCGCCGGGCCGAGCCCGGTCGCCGCGCCGAGCCGCGCCGCCGGCGGTACGCGACGCGGCGGCGCGGTGAGCTTCCGCTGGTGGGGGACCTCCGGCTGGCGGATCGACATCGGGGACCGGACGGTGCTCGTCGACCCGTACCTGAGCCGGTACGACACCGGGCTGTTCCGGAAGCCGTTCAACCCCGACACCCGGCTGACAGTGGCCGCCGACGTGGTCGACCGGCTCGCCGACCGGGCGGAGAACATCTTCGTCACCCACACCCACTGGGACCACTTCAACGACGTGCCGCACATCGCCACCCGGACCGGTGCCCGGGTCTTCGGCACGCTCACCGCGTATCACCTCGGCCTGGCGTACGGGCTGCCGACCGGGCAACTGGCCCCGGTCAAGGGCGGCGAGGTGCTCGACTTCGACGGGTACACGGTGGAGGTGGTCGGCTCGCTGCACAGCCGGAACCCCACCTGGTCGATGGCCTTCCCCGGGGTACGGGTCAGCCGGCCGCCCCGTCCGGAGACGATCGCCGACCTGCCCGAGGGCGACACGCTGGCGTACCAGATCCGGATCGACGGCGGCCCGGCCGTGTTCTTCATGGGTGCCAGCGACTTCGACGAGCGCAAGCTCAGCGGGCTCGCCCCGGACGTCGCGATGGTCGCCTCCGCCGCCACCACGGCGACCGCCGACTACGTGCCCCGGCTGATGGCCGCGCTGGACCGTCCGAAGGTCGTGGTTCCGGTGCACTGGGACAACTTCGAGACGCCGCTCACCAACCCGCCGACTGTCGCCGACAGCGACCGGGAACGCCTCGACGCCCTCGTCGCCGAGGTGCGTCGGGTCTCGCCGCGCAGCCGCGTGCTGGTGCCGGAGTACCACACCGCCTACCGATTCTGACGGCGCCGCTCAGGAGGCCGCCAGCCGGGCGTAGACGTCGCCGGAGCGACCGGCCGGGCGGTACGTCTCCAGCAGGCGTACCAGCCCGGCCGCGTCCAGCCACCGGTCGCCGGCGAACCGCATGGTCTCCACTGGCGAGTAGTTGTAGCGGTAGCCGCCCGCCGTCGCGCCCAGCCGTTCCACCAGCTCCAACGCGGCCAGCGCGGCGTCGTGCGCGGGCGGCAGGTACTCGAACGACAGCCCGCGCACCGGACGACTCAGCCCGGCCAGCACGTCGACCTCGAAGCCCTCGACGTCGACCTTGCAGAACGCCGGTACGCCGTGCCGCGCGATCAGGTCGTCCAGCGTCACCACAGGCACCTCGACCGACCGGTCCCAGCGGACCCCGGCGAAGCTCGGATCGGCTGTGACCGACTCGATCCACGACGACGACATGGTGGACACCGTCGGCGTCGCGCTGGACAGCTCCAGCCGCGCGCTCCCGGACCGCGCACCGACCGCCGTCGGCTCGATCGTCACGTCGGGGTCCCGCCCGAAGCCCAGGCGCAGCACCCGCAGGCAGTCCGGCTGCGGCTCCACGGCGACCACCCGCGCGCCCAGCCGCCGCCAGGTACGCACCCGGCCGCCGACGTGGGCGCCGATGTCGAAGCCGAGGTCGCCGGGGGAGAGGAACTGCCCGTAGAGCTGCCGGGCACGCCGGTGCTTGGCCGGCTGACCGTGGTAGACGGCCAGGGAACGGGTGATCCCCCAGGCCCGCGCGAGCATCGTCACGACATCCCTAACTGTGAGTGGTGGACTTCGGTCCGAACGCGTGCAGGAACCGGTCACGGAACGACTCCATCGGCCAGACCGGGGCCTGCGGGTCGGGGTTGAGGCCGTCCTGCCAGCCCCACCCGGCGATGCGGTCGAGCACTGCCGGGTCCTTGGCGACGACTGTGATCGGCACGTCCTTGCCGGCGCCCTCACCGGTGACCGCCCGTGCCGGCTGGTGGTCGCCGAGGAACACGAGCACCAGGTTCTCGTCACCGTACCGCTGCACGTAGGAGATGAGCGTGCGCAGCGTGTAGACCACCGACTGCCGGTACGCCTCCCGGGTGCCCTCCTTGGCGCGGTCGGCGCGCGCGGTCCCCTTGTAGACCGAGCCGTCGCCGACGTCGTCCCAGTCCACCAGCGGCGGCACCGGCGTCCACGGGATGTGGCTGGACAGCAGCGGGATCTCGGCCATCACGGGTGCGTGCCCGGGTCCGCGCTCGCGGCGCTGGAACGTCGACAGCGTGTACTGGTCCGGCGGTGAGGAGAAGCTGAACAGCGGACCCCGGTAGCCGAGTTCCTTCACGCCGTACACCTGGTCGGGGGAGAAGAAGTCGGCCTCCGGCCAGGCCCGGGTGAGCGCCGGCATGACCAGCGTGGTGCGCCAGCCGGCGCGCTTGAACGCGCCGTTGAGGGTCAGGTGGTCGCTGCGCACCAAATTGGTGTAGCGCAACTGGTTGTCCGCCCGGATGCCGCTCATCAGCGTGGCGTGCGCGAGCCAGCTCCCGCCGCCGGTGGTGGACGAGGTGAGGAACGCGCTGCGGCTGCCGTATCCGGCCGCGCGCAACTGCCGGGTTCCCTCGTCCAGGACGGCGTCCACCTCCGGTGCGAGGTCCGGATCCTCCAGCGCGACCCGGCCGTAGCTCTCCACGAACGTGAACAGCACGTCCTTGCCGCGCAGCGCGGTCAGCATCTCGTCGCCCGGCACGTTCTGGAACGGGTCGCCGGCGAGCTGCGTGTTCAGTGTCTCCTGGTCGTTGAGGCCCGCCCGTACCTGCCGGGCCCGGTCGTAGAGACCGGCCGCCACCGTGTCGGCGGCGACCGGGACGCCCGGCACGATCTGCGCGCCGAGCACGGCGCAGACCACCCAGGCGGCGGCGAGCGCGGTGGTCGCGCGCGCGGAGACCACCCGGTGGCCGGCCACGACCCGGGCCAGCCGCCGTGCCGACAGCGTCACCAGCAGCGGTACGGCGAGAACGGCGACCACTGCCAGCGCCACCGCACCCACCTCGGCGGCCGGGCCGTACGACTCGGACAGGAACTCCGCGCCCGCGCCGAGGAACGTCCAGTCGGCGATCAGGTCGAAGGGGCGGTCCAGGACCAGCGAGAACCCGAGGTCGGCGACCTTGAGGACGAGGACCAGGCCGAGCAGCGCGCCGAGGATCGTGGCCACCACCCGGCGCGGACGTGCCGGAAGGACCAGCAGCAGGGCGACGGCGACCAGCCCTTCCACCGGGATGCGCAGGAACGCGCCAGGGCTGAACCCGTTGACGTCGCTCGGGGCGACGAGCGCCACCAGCACGAGTGCGGCGGCCAGCGCGGTGACCGTCGCGGCGAGCAGCCGCCGGGCGCGCGGTCGGCCGGGCGTCGCGACGCCGTCGTCCCCGGCCCCTGTGTGGCCGGGGGTGCGGTCGACCGGGCCGGCGTCGGACGCGGCACTGTCGCCCGGGTCGCTCGTGGCGCGGTCGCTCTCGGCCGTCGTGCCGTCGGTCGTGAGGCCGTTGTTCGCGGTGCCGTTCGGGGCGTCGTCGTCGCCGTCCGCCCGGCGGGACAGGTCGGTCACGGGCGCCGCCCGCCGACCTCGGCGGGCTCGCGCGCGATCCGCGCGCCCGGCGCCCACTCGGAGCGGTGACCGGCGGGCGCGGGGGACACCGGCGCGGCCGGGAGCGCCACCGGGCGCCGCCGCGACGGTACGCGGTGCCGCCACAACCAGGCGACGTCCCGTCCGAACGACTCGACGAGCATCGCGAGCGCGCCGAGAAGCACCGCGACCGCGAGCAGCCGGGGCAGGACGCCTGCCGCCACCACCGCCAGCGCGATGCCCTGCGTGGCGGCGACCACCTTGCGCCAGTAGCGCGGAGGCAGCGAGCCGCGCATCCACGGCAGCACCCAGCCGGCGGCGACGAAGACGTACCGCATCGCGCCGATCACCAGCACCCAGGCACCGACCTGGTCGGCGACGTACCCGCAGAGGACCAGGACCAGGAAGGAGTCGACCTCCATGTCGAACCGTGCGCCCAGCGCGCTCACCGTGCCGGTACGCCGGGCCACCTGCCCGTCGACCCAGTCCAGCGACAGCGCCA
It includes:
- a CDS encoding MBL fold metallo-hydrolase, translating into MPENRPSGYARRRLLRDTAVGAAAVTTAGLVAGAPARAAGPSPVAAPSRAAGGTRRGGAVSFRWWGTSGWRIDIGDRTVLVDPYLSRYDTGLFRKPFNPDTRLTVAADVVDRLADRAENIFVTHTHWDHFNDVPHIATRTGARVFGTLTAYHLGLAYGLPTGQLAPVKGGEVLDFDGYTVEVVGSLHSRNPTWSMAFPGVRVSRPPRPETIADLPEGDTLAYQIRIDGGPAVFFMGASDFDERKLSGLAPDVAMVASAATTATADYVPRLMAALDRPKVVVPVHWDNFETPLTNPPTVADSDRERLDALVAEVRRVSPRSRVLVPEYHTAYRF
- a CDS encoding sulfatase codes for the protein MTDLSRRADGDDDAPNGTANNGLTTDGTTAESDRATSDPGDSAASDAGPVDRTPGHTGAGDDGVATPGRPRARRLLAATVTALAAALVLVALVAPSDVNGFSPGAFLRIPVEGLVAVALLLVLPARPRRVVATILGALLGLVLVLKVADLGFSLVLDRPFDLIADWTFLGAGAEFLSESYGPAAEVGAVALAVVAVLAVPLLVTLSARRLARVVAGHRVVSARATTALAAAWVVCAVLGAQIVPGVPVAADTVAAGLYDRARQVRAGLNDQETLNTQLAGDPFQNVPGDEMLTALRGKDVLFTFVESYGRVALEDPDLAPEVDAVLDEGTRQLRAAGYGSRSAFLTSSTTGGGSWLAHATLMSGIRADNQLRYTNLVRSDHLTLNGAFKRAGWRTTLVMPALTRAWPEADFFSPDQVYGVKELGYRGPLFSFSSPPDQYTLSTFQRRERGPGHAPVMAEIPLLSSHIPWTPVPPLVDWDDVGDGSVYKGTARADRAKEGTREAYRQSVVYTLRTLISYVQRYGDENLVLVFLGDHQPARAVTGEGAGKDVPITVVAKDPAVLDRIAGWGWQDGLNPDPQAPVWPMESFRDRFLHAFGPKSTTHS
- a CDS encoding FkbM family methyltransferase gives rise to the protein MLARAWGITRSLAVYHGQPAKHRRARQLYGQFLSPGDLGFDIGAHVGGRVRTWRRLGARVVAVEPQPDCLRVLRLGFGRDPDVTIEPTAVGARSGSARLELSSATPTVSTMSSSWIESVTADPSFAGVRWDRSVEVPVVTLDDLIARHGVPAFCKVDVEGFEVDVLAGLSRPVRGLSFEYLPPAHDAALAALELVERLGATAGGYRYNYSPVETMRFAGDRWLDAAGLVRLLETYRPAGRSGDVYARLAAS
- a CDS encoding CDP-alcohol phosphatidyltransferase family protein — encoded protein: MVSALRTDPFAGAILQVGVLAALAGTVGLSAYGWLAGLLFGVVTVAALGYGLRRSGADRLGPADWVTLTRATLTGGVAALTVDSFREPIVVPVLVVLSAVALSLDWVDGQVARRTGTVSALGARFDMEVDSFLVLVLCGYVADQVGAWVLVIGAMRYVFVAAGWVLPWMRGSLPPRYWRKVVAATQGIALAVVAAGVLPRLLAVAVLLGALAMLVESFGRDVAWLWRHRVPSRRRPVALPAAPVSPAPAGHRSEWAPGARIAREPAEVGGRRP